From Atribacterota bacterium, one genomic window encodes:
- the mraZ gene encoding division/cell wall cluster transcriptional repressor MraZ — protein MFLSHYRHTVDKKGRIVIPSEFRDALRERIYLTPGIESCVFIYPQEEWEKLYRKVTSLPLTQKDARDFMRLFLSSAAAVEIDPQGRVMLPLHLRRYAQIESRVILLGVGNRVEIWAEENWDAYFQKIQSSFEAITQSIVMEEHPYGR, from the coding sequence ATGTTTCTTAGCCATTACCGTCACACTGTGGATAAAAAAGGTCGGATTGTCATTCCCAGTGAGTTCCGTGACGCGCTTCGGGAAAGAATCTACCTCACTCCTGGCATTGAATCCTGTGTTTTCATCTATCCTCAAGAGGAGTGGGAAAAACTCTACCGGAAAGTGACTTCTCTTCCTCTTACCCAGAAGGATGCACGTGATTTCATGCGTCTCTTCCTTTCCAGTGCTGCCGCGGTAGAAATTGATCCTCAGGGTCGGGTGATGTTGCCTTTACACCTCCGGAGGTATGCTCAGATCGAAAGCCGAGTGATCCTTTTAGGTGTTGGGAATCGAGTTGAAATATGGGCTGAGGAGAATTGGGATGCCTATTTCCAGAAAATCCAGAGTAGTTTCGAAGCAATTACTCAAAGTATTGTTATGGAAGAGCATCCATATGGTCGTTAG
- a CDS encoding ATP-binding protein codes for MLEEHPLIEMEREIVGGDFQRAGDVSSELKNILQRAGFPPAFNRRVVIASYEAEMNVVIHAYRGVFKASVYSDRVHVEIDDQGPGIPDLELAFQEGYSTAPPHIREMGFGAGYGLSNMKKCSDVLTIDTRVQEGTKVVMDFFLFSNS; via the coding sequence ATGCTTGAGGAGCATCCTCTAATCGAAATGGAAAGGGAGATTGTCGGTGGAGACTTTCAGCGGGCTGGTGATGTTTCCAGTGAGCTTAAAAATATCCTACAGCGAGCCGGATTTCCTCCAGCGTTTAATCGCCGGGTGGTCATTGCTTCTTATGAAGCGGAGATGAACGTGGTTATTCATGCGTATCGGGGTGTTTTCAAGGCCAGCGTGTATTCTGACCGGGTACATGTGGAAATTGACGATCAGGGTCCGGGTATTCCGGATCTGGAATTAGCTTTTCAGGAAGGGTATTCTACCGCTCCACCCCACATTCGAGAAATGGGTTTCGGAGCAGGATATGGGTTATCCAATATGAAAAAGTGTTCCGATGTGCTGACGATTGATACCCGGGTTCAGGAAGGAACAAAAGTGGTTATGGATTTTTTCCTCTTTTCAAACTCATGA
- a CDS encoding DRTGG domain-containing protein — MTLKEVKEILGAEVLVGEAFLQREIWYACGSDLLSDVLAFAKEHALLLTGLTNSQVIRTAEMIDLLGIVFVRGKKPEHSTIELAALKGIPLLTTRLPMYESCGRLYLKGLRGCSEFGSNA, encoded by the coding sequence ATGACTCTTAAAGAAGTCAAAGAGATTCTGGGGGCCGAAGTTCTGGTAGGGGAAGCATTTTTGCAACGCGAAATTTGGTATGCTTGTGGGAGTGATTTGCTGAGCGATGTTTTGGCATTTGCCAAGGAACACGCACTTTTGTTAACTGGTTTGACCAATTCTCAGGTCATCCGCACTGCGGAAATGATTGACCTTTTGGGAATTGTCTTTGTCCGAGGAAAGAAGCCGGAACATTCGACCATTGAACTGGCCGCCCTGAAAGGGATACCTCTTCTCACCACTCGTCTTCCCATGTATGAATCTTGTGGGAGGCTGTATCTTAAGGGATTGAGGGGATGTAGCGAATTTGGCTCCAATGCTTGA
- a CDS encoding UDP-N-acetylmuramoyl-L-alanyl-D-glutamate--2,6-diaminopimelate ligase — MKIKDVASVLPYIEAHIDDEALEINGIAFNSKQVLPGYVFFALCGSNTDGHLYIEEVLKNGAVLVVGEQREPLQKLSGRVSWILVKDGRRALALVSNLFYQDPSRYLRIMGITGTNGKTTTCFLTRSIWEKSGRPCGLLTTVWNLVGPWEFESINTTEESLRIFRYLHMMCRAGIQDVVMEVSSHGLSIGRVEGIRFDAALVTNLIPEHLEFHQTFEHYFASKRKLFEKVAENLTKEYPRVAIANGDDKECVRMVRNMGIPYLTYGLEKTADIWASKVDFSLRRSRFHVYTPWGSVVAEINFAGQHNVYNALGAIALALSQGIDRESIQEGLRACRRVPGRWEFVDAGQDFAVIVDFAHNWHGLAHALSTIREFTWGKIITVFGCGGERDRKKRPLMGETVARYSDWCLITTDNPRGEDPGQTAYDALEGVKRVVQEKEVRYEVILDRVEAIRKAIAIAKKGDVVFLAGKGPERFQVYNGMIVPHSDYWVAKRLLEERSR, encoded by the coding sequence TTGAAAATAAAAGATGTTGCGTCGGTTCTTCCATATATTGAGGCGCATATTGATGATGAAGCACTTGAGATTAATGGTATTGCTTTTAATTCAAAGCAGGTACTCCCAGGATATGTATTTTTTGCTCTTTGTGGATCGAATACCGACGGTCACCTGTACATTGAGGAAGTGCTCAAAAATGGAGCGGTGCTGGTGGTTGGAGAGCAGAGAGAGCCCCTTCAGAAACTTTCCGGGCGCGTTTCCTGGATCCTGGTGAAAGATGGAAGAAGGGCTTTGGCCTTGGTTTCCAATCTTTTCTATCAAGATCCATCACGATATCTTCGGATCATGGGTATTACCGGGACGAATGGAAAAACCACGACCTGTTTCTTGACCAGGAGTATCTGGGAAAAAAGTGGCCGCCCCTGTGGTCTTTTAACCACGGTTTGGAATCTGGTAGGACCCTGGGAATTTGAGTCCATCAATACCACTGAGGAGTCTCTGCGAATTTTCCGTTATCTTCATATGATGTGCCGTGCTGGCATTCAGGATGTGGTGATGGAGGTCTCTTCGCATGGGCTTTCGATTGGCCGGGTTGAGGGAATACGGTTTGATGCTGCCCTGGTGACAAATCTTATCCCTGAACATCTGGAATTTCATCAGACTTTTGAGCATTATTTTGCAAGCAAGCGGAAGCTTTTTGAAAAGGTTGCGGAAAATCTCACCAAGGAATATCCGCGAGTGGCGATTGCCAATGGGGATGATAAGGAATGTGTGAGAATGGTTCGGAATATGGGGATTCCTTATCTTACGTATGGGTTGGAGAAGACTGCTGATATCTGGGCGAGCAAGGTCGATTTTTCTTTAAGACGTTCTCGGTTCCATGTATATACTCCCTGGGGATCCGTGGTTGCAGAAATAAATTTCGCTGGTCAACACAACGTGTACAACGCTCTGGGGGCGATTGCCCTAGCGCTTTCCCAGGGTATTGATCGGGAATCCATTCAGGAGGGGCTACGAGCCTGCAGGCGGGTCCCGGGAAGGTGGGAATTCGTTGATGCGGGGCAAGATTTTGCGGTAATTGTTGATTTTGCTCATAACTGGCATGGTCTTGCTCATGCGCTTTCTACAATTCGGGAGTTTACTTGGGGGAAGATTATTACCGTTTTTGGGTGTGGAGGAGAAAGGGACCGAAAGAAACGGCCGCTCATGGGGGAAACCGTAGCGCGATACAGTGATTGGTGCCTGATTACCACCGACAACCCGCGCGGAGAGGATCCGGGTCAGACTGCTTACGATGCTCTGGAGGGTGTGAAACGGGTGGTACAGGAGAAGGAGGTTCGGTATGAAGTGATTCTGGATCGGGTGGAAGCAATTCGAAAAGCCATTGCCATAGCAAAAAAAGGAGACGTCGTTTTTCTGGCTGGTAAGGGTCCAGAACGCTTTCAGGTTTATAACGGAATGATTGTTCCTCACAGCGATTACTGGGTTGCCAAACGTTTGCTTGAGGAAAGGTCGCGATGA
- a CDS encoding [Fe-Fe] hydrogenase large subunit C-terminal domain-containing protein, translated as MAIQEIFHSVRLDESKCKGCTHCIRRCPTEAIRVKGGKACIDERRCIDCGECIRTCPNYAKYAQTDPLEIIKKFKYAVALPAPAFYAQFKFTVPLGKILGGLLKVGFHDVFEVARGAEILAEEIKTYLEGRDVPKPVISSACPAVVRLVEVKFPALIENLLPLDSPLGVAAKIARLQAMKKGYSADEVGVFFVTPCPAKVTEVRQSGDELARIDGAISMSGIYSRLVNELGEVEEVPQVQMASFKGIGWARSGGEQESLGEGEYMAVDGIHYVISVLEKIEVGELKEVVYCEAQACVGGCIGGVLSVQNPFVAKVNVNHLLKKYGRFTPISEEELKVWRRASIFARTRAYEAKEVMRLDQDLHRALEKYQAIEKLLEKLPGLDCGACGSPTCRALAEDIVQGKAVEVDCPFLLRSHMLDLAMEIYSLASRVPQTMVKKEEGAKKVESQDS; from the coding sequence TTGGCCATTCAGGAAATTTTTCATTCGGTTCGTTTAGATGAGAGTAAATGCAAAGGGTGCACGCACTGTATCAGAAGATGTCCAACCGAAGCCATACGGGTCAAGGGTGGTAAAGCCTGTATCGATGAAAGGCGGTGTATTGATTGTGGTGAATGTATCCGCACCTGTCCCAATTATGCAAAGTATGCGCAAACAGACCCTCTGGAAATCATTAAAAAATTCAAGTATGCTGTGGCTCTGCCTGCCCCTGCTTTTTATGCCCAGTTTAAATTCACCGTTCCTCTGGGAAAAATTCTGGGAGGGTTATTAAAAGTCGGTTTTCACGATGTCTTCGAAGTCGCCAGGGGTGCGGAAATTTTGGCAGAGGAAATCAAAACGTACCTTGAGGGGCGGGATGTTCCCAAACCAGTGATTTCCTCAGCCTGTCCGGCAGTGGTGCGACTTGTGGAGGTCAAATTTCCAGCTTTGATCGAGAACCTTCTTCCTCTTGATTCTCCCTTGGGGGTTGCAGCAAAAATTGCCCGTCTTCAAGCGATGAAGAAGGGGTATAGCGCGGATGAAGTTGGAGTGTTTTTTGTGACGCCTTGTCCGGCAAAGGTCACTGAGGTGAGACAGAGTGGCGATGAATTGGCTCGGATTGATGGAGCCATATCGATGAGCGGGATTTACTCCCGCTTGGTGAACGAACTGGGAGAAGTGGAAGAGGTTCCCCAGGTCCAGATGGCTAGTTTTAAGGGCATTGGTTGGGCGCGATCTGGAGGTGAACAGGAGTCCCTGGGAGAGGGAGAGTACATGGCTGTGGATGGAATCCACTATGTGATTTCGGTCCTGGAGAAAATTGAAGTTGGAGAATTGAAAGAAGTGGTATATTGCGAGGCGCAGGCCTGTGTGGGAGGATGCATTGGGGGAGTTCTTTCCGTGCAAAATCCCTTTGTGGCCAAGGTCAATGTGAATCACCTGTTGAAGAAGTATGGTCGTTTTACGCCGATATCTGAGGAAGAGCTCAAGGTGTGGCGCAGGGCTTCGATTTTTGCTCGAACCAGAGCGTATGAAGCCAAGGAAGTCATGCGTCTTGACCAGGATTTGCACCGTGCTTTGGAAAAGTATCAGGCTATCGAAAAACTGCTGGAAAAATTACCGGGTTTGGACTGTGGTGCTTGTGGTTCGCCAACCTGCCGAGCCCTGGCGGAGGACATTGTTCAGGGAAAGGCAGTCGAGGTGGATTGTCCCTTTCTCCTCCGTAGCCATATGCTGGATCTGGCTATGGAAATTTATAGTCTGGCCAGCCGTGTTCCCCAAACCATGGTAAAAAAAGAAGAGGGGGCAAAAAAAGTTGAAAGTCAGGATTCGTGA
- a CDS encoding PHP domain-containing protein, with translation MPEGDLQVFVADLHIHSVLSPCAQREMLPQCIILEALEKKIDMIALCDHNACDNVEVTVALGNRFGIWVIPSIEVETREEVHLLCYFPTVLQLQNFNHLVSASLLPMPLREDIWGEEWVIGEDGQVSEKKAHLLTYPTTLSVEEVVTLVRTFGGVVVPAHVDRKHYSIVSQLGFIPPDLMIPAVEISQRAPWKEVAEQLGLQRFQVLCSSDAHQLSEIGLGKTYFLMYALNWSEFMLAMHGEAGRSIFLP, from the coding sequence ATGCCTGAAGGTGATTTACAAGTTTTTGTGGCGGATCTCCATATTCACAGTGTCCTGTCACCATGTGCCCAGCGAGAAATGCTTCCTCAGTGTATCATCCTTGAAGCTCTGGAGAAAAAAATTGACATGATTGCTCTCTGTGACCATAATGCGTGTGACAATGTGGAGGTAACTGTTGCTCTGGGTAACCGTTTTGGAATATGGGTGATTCCGAGTATCGAAGTGGAAACTCGGGAAGAAGTACACCTCCTCTGCTATTTTCCTACTGTTTTGCAGCTCCAAAACTTCAATCATCTCGTTTCTGCATCGCTTCTTCCCATGCCGTTGCGCGAAGATATATGGGGTGAAGAATGGGTGATTGGTGAAGACGGGCAAGTCTCTGAAAAGAAAGCGCATCTTCTGACCTACCCGACTACTCTTTCGGTGGAGGAGGTCGTTACTTTGGTGCGCACCTTTGGCGGTGTGGTAGTTCCGGCGCATGTGGATCGTAAGCATTACAGCATTGTATCTCAATTGGGTTTTATTCCTCCGGACTTAATGATACCTGCAGTGGAAATTTCGCAAAGAGCGCCGTGGAAGGAGGTAGCCGAACAGCTTGGGCTTCAGCGCTTCCAGGTTTTGTGTTCTTCCGATGCCCACCAGCTTAGCGAAATTGGGCTGGGGAAAACCTATTTTTTGATGTATGCCCTTAACTGGTCGGAATTTATGCTGGCTATGCATGGTGAGGCAGGAAGAAGTATTTTTTTACCCTAA
- the murF gene encoding UDP-N-acetylmuramoyl-tripeptide--D-alanyl-D-alanine ligase, which produces MKFTREEIQRITGARLIQEGRYPVFDGLAIDSRSCKKGDLFVALKGERTDGHFFVSSAFDKGVSGALVREIPTSVLGRDRALFQVDDTLKALRCIGREASERFRGAKIAITGTAGKTTCKHMLQDLLRKRFSVEITPQSFNTVIGVSCALANFQQESQIGVIEAGINKVGEMEELATIIAPDIVIFTAFGEGHLEGLESVEKVVKEKSKLIVSRTYQVYLNGDSPFAPTLIEGLRKMGKKVISFGVRRENQLFFSHFMFQWPRLRVAFSVQYGNQVFDFQAPILFEEVLVSLLPAFHMALEWGIPPEEIAEVLWDWKPLPGRGNHFHCGGGVVIDDTYNANPLSYRKALRLLKRLSQQGLETWLVAGDMLELGSFSSEAHRTILEEALAPPPLSGIILFGSHFQEIAEQKFQKALQDGIIQLFPAHQEIQDFLEKHFRFRDNWVVLFKGSRGMTMEKSIPEEWQTHHG; this is translated from the coding sequence ATGAAATTCACTCGAGAAGAGATTCAGAGGATTACTGGTGCTCGCCTTATCCAGGAGGGTCGATACCCGGTTTTTGACGGTCTTGCCATCGATAGTCGTTCCTGTAAAAAAGGGGATCTTTTCGTCGCTTTAAAGGGTGAAAGAACGGATGGGCATTTTTTTGTCTCCAGTGCCTTTGATAAGGGAGTTTCTGGAGCATTAGTGCGCGAGATTCCGACTTCTGTACTGGGAAGAGACAGGGCTCTTTTTCAGGTTGATGACACCCTGAAGGCCTTAAGATGTATCGGTCGGGAAGCTTCAGAGCGATTTAGAGGAGCCAAGATTGCTATCACTGGTACCGCTGGAAAAACCACTTGCAAACACATGCTCCAGGATTTACTTCGAAAACGTTTTTCGGTCGAGATCACACCGCAGAGCTTCAATACGGTGATTGGGGTATCCTGTGCTTTAGCCAATTTCCAGCAGGAAAGCCAGATTGGTGTGATCGAAGCGGGGATTAACAAAGTTGGGGAAATGGAGGAACTTGCCACCATCATTGCTCCGGACATTGTTATTTTCACTGCCTTTGGTGAGGGACACCTGGAGGGCCTGGAAAGTGTGGAAAAAGTAGTAAAAGAAAAAAGCAAACTCATTGTTTCTCGAACCTATCAGGTTTATCTCAACGGTGATTCTCCTTTTGCCCCTACCCTCATTGAGGGCTTGAGGAAAATGGGGAAAAAGGTGATTTCATTTGGGGTTCGCAGGGAGAATCAACTATTTTTTTCCCATTTCATGTTTCAATGGCCTCGTCTCCGGGTTGCTTTCTCAGTACAGTACGGGAATCAGGTGTTCGACTTCCAGGCTCCGATTCTTTTTGAAGAAGTGCTGGTTTCGCTTTTGCCTGCGTTCCATATGGCTCTTGAATGGGGAATACCACCGGAAGAAATTGCCGAGGTATTGTGGGACTGGAAACCGCTTCCAGGAAGGGGGAATCACTTTCATTGTGGTGGTGGGGTAGTGATTGATGACACCTATAATGCCAATCCGCTTTCGTATCGGAAGGCTTTGAGATTGTTGAAGCGTTTATCCCAACAGGGTTTAGAAACCTGGCTTGTGGCTGGAGACATGCTGGAACTGGGTTCCTTTTCTTCTGAAGCTCATCGGACCATCCTGGAAGAGGCCTTGGCACCGCCTCCTCTTTCTGGAATCATTCTTTTTGGTTCCCATTTCCAGGAAATTGCAGAACAAAAATTTCAAAAGGCATTGCAGGACGGTATCATCCAACTCTTCCCTGCGCATCAGGAGATTCAGGATTTCCTTGAGAAGCATTTTCGTTTCCGTGATAATTGGGTAGTCCTTTTTAAGGGATCAAGAGGTATGACCATGGAAAAATCCATACCCGAGGAGTGGCAAACACATCATGGTTGA
- the mraY gene encoding phospho-N-acetylmuramoyl-pentapeptide-transferase, with amino-acid sequence MVEWVYLTWPVLASFLMGVFLFPLFIRWQRLWGLGQKIKKEGPNLHLHKEDTPTMGGVVIVIAMLIGLLVGGRFGERARILFLLLLPFFFVGFWDDLFKSFLKKPWGIKARQKFLFQLLGGMVILFWGARLFPHQIVFPFSHRVVELGPVPFFLYGLLVIVASTNAFNIVDGLDGLAGGCGVLSFVFFVFLLLQSGQVELAVFPGATVGALLSFLWFNFWPARIFMGDSGSLPLGALMGIVSLISGHSLFLLFAGVVFVIDTLSVVLQVASFRFFKRRIFLMSPLHHHFELKGMKESQITVRFWIVQFLGVLLAFWGMGG; translated from the coding sequence ATGGTTGAGTGGGTTTATCTGACATGGCCAGTGCTCGCCTCTTTCTTAATGGGAGTTTTCCTTTTTCCCCTCTTCATTCGGTGGCAAAGATTGTGGGGATTGGGGCAAAAGATCAAAAAAGAAGGACCAAACCTTCATCTCCATAAAGAAGATACCCCGACCATGGGTGGGGTGGTGATTGTTATTGCCATGTTGATCGGACTTTTGGTGGGTGGCCGTTTTGGTGAAAGAGCGCGAATTCTTTTTCTGCTTCTTCTTCCTTTCTTTTTCGTCGGTTTTTGGGATGATCTCTTTAAAAGTTTTTTAAAAAAACCCTGGGGAATCAAGGCTCGGCAGAAATTCCTTTTTCAGCTTTTGGGAGGGATGGTGATTCTTTTCTGGGGTGCACGGTTGTTCCCTCATCAGATAGTGTTTCCCTTTTCCCACAGGGTGGTGGAGCTTGGACCAGTACCATTTTTTCTGTATGGCCTTTTGGTGATTGTTGCTTCCACCAATGCCTTCAACATTGTTGATGGGCTTGATGGCTTAGCTGGGGGCTGTGGGGTTTTGAGTTTTGTTTTTTTTGTATTTTTGTTGCTTCAAAGTGGTCAGGTGGAGCTTGCGGTTTTTCCTGGGGCTACAGTCGGGGCTTTGCTCTCTTTTCTATGGTTTAATTTTTGGCCCGCTCGCATCTTTATGGGTGATTCTGGTTCCCTGCCACTTGGGGCCTTGATGGGGATTGTGTCTCTTATATCTGGACATTCACTCTTTCTTTTGTTTGCGGGGGTTGTCTTTGTCATCGACACACTGTCGGTGGTTTTGCAGGTTGCCTCCTTTAGGTTTTTTAAAAGGCGTATTTTCCTTATGAGTCCTCTGCATCATCACTTTGAGCTCAAGGGAATGAAAGAGAGTCAGATTACGGTTCGCTTCTGGATTGTGCAATTTTTAGGAGTCCTCTTGGCTTTTTGGGGAATGGGTGGATGA
- a CDS encoding penicillin-binding protein 2, with protein sequence MISRKFVQRTNFLTGFLLLLLLVVVWRLVSIQIFQAKRYQELLVPRFALNEVPPPRGSILDRNGEVLAKDVEAISIFACPVRVKNPQEIAQEFSQMLSLNEEELRKALSSNMTWFEIKRKVPLYLGEFLFRQKWEGIYWENDTMRFYPKAPLLSNLLGFVGSEGRGLEGIEFVFDSYLRGDKGYSAFEKDALGGEIPLSVKYSPPRPGYDLVLTIDANIQFFVEKALDGVMERTKAQRGVIIVNDPRSGDILAMASRPSYDNRYFWQHESSCFRNLAFQMVFEPGSTIKPLVMAGALEEKVVSLRDRFFCPGWIQVHTHRVRDIKAHGEESLEDVIINSCNVGIIEVARKLTAEKLYVYLRNFGLGGESGIEMPGEEMGLLRSPKEWSLLSIGAIPIGQEMMITPLQLLKALSALANKGVVMKPRLVSKIVGAGDKVVKEFPVASLKRVVSEKTASVVLEMMEKTVERGTGKKAFIEGYRIAGKTGTGQKVDASGRYALGKFYSSFVGFLPLPEPRFGILIMLDEPQGEYYGGDIAAPVFREIALNIIDYAGIISKNAEVKVF encoded by the coding sequence ATGATTTCCAGAAAATTTGTCCAGCGGACAAATTTTCTGACTGGTTTTCTTTTGTTACTCCTTCTTGTTGTAGTTTGGAGATTGGTGTCGATTCAGATATTTCAGGCAAAGCGATACCAGGAGTTGTTGGTACCGCGTTTTGCTTTGAACGAAGTACCTCCTCCACGGGGTTCGATTCTGGATCGCAATGGCGAAGTTTTGGCAAAAGACGTGGAAGCCATATCGATTTTTGCCTGCCCAGTGCGCGTGAAAAACCCCCAAGAAATTGCTCAAGAGTTTTCACAGATGCTTTCTTTAAACGAAGAGGAGTTGAGGAAGGCCCTGTCTTCTAACATGACCTGGTTCGAAATCAAACGAAAGGTTCCTCTCTATTTAGGAGAATTTTTGTTTCGGCAGAAATGGGAGGGAATTTACTGGGAAAACGATACCATGCGTTTTTATCCTAAGGCGCCCTTACTCAGTAACCTCCTGGGTTTTGTGGGTTCCGAGGGACGAGGTTTAGAGGGGATTGAGTTCGTATTTGACTCGTATCTTCGGGGAGATAAGGGGTACAGTGCATTCGAGAAGGATGCTCTGGGTGGAGAAATTCCTTTGAGTGTGAAGTATAGTCCACCTCGTCCCGGTTATGACCTTGTTTTAACCATTGATGCCAATATCCAGTTTTTCGTGGAAAAGGCTCTGGATGGAGTGATGGAGAGAACCAAAGCCCAAAGAGGGGTAATCATCGTCAACGATCCCCGTAGTGGTGACATTCTGGCCATGGCTTCTCGCCCTTCCTACGATAACCGTTATTTTTGGCAGCACGAATCTTCCTGTTTTCGAAATCTGGCTTTCCAGATGGTTTTTGAACCTGGTTCGACCATAAAACCTCTAGTGATGGCTGGAGCCCTGGAGGAAAAGGTGGTCAGTCTGCGTGACCGGTTTTTCTGCCCTGGTTGGATTCAGGTCCATACACACCGGGTTCGGGATATCAAGGCTCACGGAGAGGAATCCCTTGAGGATGTGATCATCAATTCCTGCAATGTGGGCATCATCGAAGTTGCCAGAAAGCTTACCGCAGAAAAACTCTATGTGTATCTCAGAAATTTCGGTTTGGGAGGGGAAAGTGGGATTGAAATGCCTGGAGAGGAGATGGGTCTTTTGAGATCGCCAAAGGAATGGTCTCTCCTCTCTATCGGTGCGATTCCCATTGGACAGGAGATGATGATTACTCCTCTCCAGTTATTGAAGGCGCTATCAGCGCTAGCAAACAAAGGGGTGGTAATGAAACCGAGACTGGTGTCGAAAATTGTTGGTGCTGGGGATAAGGTGGTGAAGGAATTTCCTGTAGCATCACTGAAACGAGTTGTTTCGGAAAAAACTGCGTCGGTGGTGCTGGAAATGATGGAAAAAACGGTAGAACGGGGAACTGGTAAAAAGGCATTTATAGAGGGCTACAGGATTGCTGGAAAAACTGGTACCGGGCAAAAGGTTGATGCCAGTGGTCGTTATGCACTGGGAAAATTTTACTCGTCTTTTGTAGGGTTTTTACCGCTTCCAGAACCGCGCTTTGGAATTCTCATTATGTTAGATGAACCTCAAGGAGAGTACTATGGTGGTGATATTGCCGCGCCTGTATTCAGAGAAATTGCTCTCAACATTATCGATTATGCTGGTATAATATCGAAGAATGCTGAGGTGAAAGTATTTTGA
- a CDS encoding DRTGG domain-containing protein produces MKVRIRDIVKNLGAEVLVEGGMEHGAVRGGYCGDLLSDCIANAEEGSVWVTIQSHPNVVAVASLVGIPCIVVTNNQEVQEQTLEKAREQGITILKTPLSSFEAVSVLSQLGVSGKRRHA; encoded by the coding sequence TTGAAAGTCAGGATTCGTGACATTGTAAAGAATCTTGGAGCCGAGGTACTTGTTGAAGGTGGTATGGAGCATGGAGCGGTGCGTGGGGGGTACTGTGGAGATCTTCTCAGTGATTGTATTGCCAACGCCGAAGAAGGAAGTGTGTGGGTTACCATCCAATCGCATCCTAATGTGGTGGCGGTAGCATCTTTAGTCGGTATTCCCTGCATTGTGGTTACGAATAACCAGGAAGTTCAGGAACAGACTCTGGAGAAAGCCCGGGAACAGGGGATTACCATTTTGAAAACGCCTCTCTCTTCGTTTGAGGCTGTGAGTGTGCTTTCCCAGCTGGGTGTTTCCGGGAAAAGACGACATGCCTGA
- the rsmH gene encoding 16S rRNA (cytosine(1402)-N(4))-methyltransferase RsmH, translated as MVVSVVHHPVMVQEVCRWLVTNPSGIYVDATLGGGGHALALLCRLESGGKLIGIDRDDEALQRARKNLKGFLDRVMLVHSPFSKIGEVLTSLQLEKVSGVLFDLGISSFHLEQGERGFSFEKDGPLDMRMDTSQSLDASWVVNHFSERELADLIHRYGEERYARRIARFIVQTRRKQRIESTLQLAKIVETVVPRREKIHPATRTFLALRIFVNRELEELSLALSQIPQILEERGRVVVLSYHSLEDRIVKQFLRDCPALLVCTKRPLRPSQEEIARNPRARSARLRIAEKIQMGEYR; from the coding sequence ATGGTCGTTAGTGTGGTTCACCATCCAGTTATGGTGCAGGAGGTTTGTCGCTGGCTGGTTACGAATCCTTCCGGTATCTATGTTGATGCTACTCTGGGGGGAGGTGGCCATGCTTTGGCGCTTTTATGCCGATTGGAATCGGGAGGGAAATTGATTGGTATAGACCGGGATGACGAAGCCCTCCAGAGAGCGAGAAAAAACTTGAAGGGTTTTTTGGACCGGGTAATGCTGGTGCATAGTCCCTTTTCGAAAATTGGCGAAGTCCTTACCTCACTTCAATTGGAAAAGGTTTCCGGGGTATTGTTCGATCTGGGGATCTCTTCTTTTCATCTCGAGCAGGGGGAGCGAGGATTCAGCTTTGAAAAAGATGGTCCACTGGACATGCGCATGGATACATCACAGAGCTTGGATGCTTCCTGGGTGGTGAATCATTTTTCTGAAAGAGAGCTTGCGGATCTCATCCATCGATATGGGGAAGAGCGCTATGCACGCCGAATTGCTCGATTCATTGTGCAGACAAGAAGAAAACAGCGCATTGAATCCACGCTCCAGTTAGCAAAGATTGTGGAAACGGTGGTGCCCCGTCGAGAGAAGATTCATCCGGCGACCCGGACCTTTTTGGCTCTTCGTATCTTCGTGAATCGGGAACTCGAAGAGCTTTCTCTTGCTCTTTCTCAGATACCTCAGATTCTTGAAGAAAGAGGGCGCGTGGTCGTGTTGAGTTACCACTCTTTGGAGGATCGAATTGTGAAGCAGTTTCTTCGGGATTGTCCTGCGCTTTTGGTCTGTACCAAAAGACCTCTGCGGCCATCACAGGAAGAGATAGCGAGAAACCCTCGAGCGCGGAGCGCTCGTCTGAGGATAGCTGAGAAAATCCAAATGGGGGAGTATCGATGA